The following are from one region of the Coffea eugenioides isolate CCC68of chromosome 2, Ceug_1.0, whole genome shotgun sequence genome:
- the LOC113763938 gene encoding RHOMBOID-like protein 10, chloroplastic: protein MMVGSAAFHPKFFPFPVSQVGPTAAHLITNAAALRLGDFLRHRIDLHFLLPSAPFSPNFKSIFDLGYLPFLRDLWNERANLYSGSKILQWTHDSISSTCMALYFFNSGEDENDSSHVRKTYSKPSRRSSFNGRKWTNILLAANVLIYVAQIATQGKLLFWGAKINSLIDKGQLWRLATSSFLHANIGHLMVNCYSLNSIGPAVENISGPRRYLAVYITSAIASSAMSYWLSKAPAVGASGAIFGLVGSFAVFVLRHKGMMKGSEQDLRHIMNVVVLNMAIGVLSKGIDNWGHLGGLIGGVATSWFLGPAWKLESISNDGHEVFADNAPIFTVIKHTRNSNS, encoded by the exons ATGATGGTTGGTTCAGCAGCTTTCCACCCCAAATTCTTCCCATTCCCAGTATCCCAGGTGGGCCCCACAGCAGCCCACCTCATCACCAACGCTGCCGCTCTCCGCCTGGGTGACTTCCTTCGCCACCGCATCGACCTGCACTTTCTTCTTCCCTCCGCACCCTTCTCCCCCAACTTCAAG AGCATATTTGACCTTGGCTATTTGCCTTTCTTGAGGGATCTTTGGAATGAAAGGGCCAACCTATATTCTGGTTCCAAAATTCTCCAGTGGACACATGACTCTATATCTTCCACATGTATGGCATTATATTTCTTTAATAGTGGTGAAGATGAAAACGACTCAAGCCATGTTAGGAAGACATACTCAAAACCTTCTAGAAGATCCTCATTCAACGGAAGGAAATGGACCAACATCCTCTTAGCTGCTAATGTTTT AATCTATGTAGCACAAATTGCAACTCAAGGAAAGCTATTATTTTGGGGTGCCAAG ATTAATAGTCTAATTGATAAAGGGCAACTTTGGAGGCTAGCCACATCGTCCTTTTTGCATGCCAATATCGGGCATCTCATG GTTAATTGCTATTCTTTAAACTCTATTGGTCCTGCAGTCGAGAACATTAGTGGTCCTAGAAGATACCTTGCTGTTTATATCACATCTGCAATTGCAA GTTCTGCAATGAGCTATTGGCTATCTAAAGCACCTGCAGTGGGCGCATCTGGAGCAATATTTGGATTA GTTGGATCTTTTGCTGTTTTCGTCTTGAGGCATAAGGGCATGATGAAGGGCAGCGAGCAAGATTTACGACATATAATGAATGTGGTTGTTCTAAATATG GCAATTGGGGTTTTGTCTAAAGGCATTGATAACTGGGGACAC CTTGGAGGCTTAATAGGTGGTGTTGCAACCTCATGGTTTCTTGGTCCTGCTTGGAAGCTGGAGTCCATTTCTAATGATGGCCATGAAGTTTTTGCTGACAACGCACCCATTTTTACCGTCATTAAGCATACAAGAAATAGCAATAGCTGA
- the LOC113759287 gene encoding probable E3 ubiquitin-protein ligase RHC1A, giving the protein MSLIPRSRVVVNGVQRMRTYHFYWCRHCQRSIRTTTTNPSEIICPRCFGEIRHELDVSRPRLLSEGLARPETTSASQLLDALAFMLDPSIRHQNLDETHQRHRARVIIQFIGPDQPPRHVPQLGVLGLGHAVSSQTNSREAASEEGLEDLIQELTQNDRPGLPPAPASAIDALPTIVLTPTHLAIDSHCPVCKDEFEAGEEVRELPCKHFYHSDCIIPWLHIRNSCPVCRYQIRGLSNSDFREEQADNFQEEEEVSSSPHRNWLLRVFSLWPLSLFGDWAYRHFNYLDNWPTTDHQDLHRWFSWHMP; this is encoded by the exons ATGTCGTTGATTCCTCGTTCCCGGGTTGTCGTCAATGGAGTCCAGAGAATGAGAACATACCATTTCTACTGGTGTCGCCATTGCCAAAGATCAATCAGAACTACTACCACAAATCCTTCTGAAATCATATGTCCACGTTGTTTCGGGGAGATTAGGCATGAGCTTGATGTTTCAAGGCCTAGGCTCCTTTCTGAAGGTCTCGCGAGGCCTGAAACAACCTCCGCTTCTCAATTACTGGATGCACTGGCTTTCATGCTTGATCCATCAATTAGGCATCAAAATCTTGATGAAACTCATCAAAGGCATCGAGCACGCGTAATAATCCAATTCATAGGTCCTGATCAGCCTCCAAGGCATGTCCCCCAGTTGGGAGTCTTGGGACTGGGACATGCCGTCTCTTCACAAACAAATTCAAGGGAGGCAGCTTCAGAGGAAGGTTTGGAGGATTTGATTCAAGAGCTGACTCAAAATGACAGGCCTGGACTGCCTCCTGCCCCTGCTTCGGCCATTGATGCCTTGCCAACAATTGTTCTCACCCCAACTCATCTAGCCATTGATTCTCATTGTCCTGTTTGCAAAGATGAGTTTGAGGCTGGGGAAGAAGTTAGAGAATTGCCTTGCAAACACTTTTATCATTCTGATTGCATTATTCCTTGGCTGCACATTCGCAATTCTTGTCCAGTTTGTCGTTACCAGATCAGAGGTTTATCTAATAGCGATTTCCGAGAAGAACAAGCTGATAATTTCCAAGAAGAAGAGGAGGTAAGTAGTTCTCCACACCGGAATTGGCTATTGCGAGTCTTTTCTCTGTGGCCATTAAGCCTATTCGGAGATTGGGCATACCGGCACTTCAATTATCTCGACAACTGGCCTACTACTGATCATCAAG ATTTGCACAGGTGGTTCTCTTGGCACATGCCATAG
- the LOC113761111 gene encoding thaumatin-like protein gives MASPTGALSTILFACLVVVTGIMLAESTNLTIINGCNETIWPGITPNDNSAPDTNISGGGFQLKPDQSVVFSAPPGWNGRIWGRTGCDFDKDGSGKCETGDCGSTLKCKTPGQPPASIAQFAFGNLDYYDVSLVDGFNLPITVKPISGKGNCSTAGCDSDLRPHCPPELAVNSSGKSIACNSACNVFNTDEYCCRGAFSTPLTCVPTNYSRTFKTACPAAYSYAYDDPSSIITCSATDYVVTFCSSTNQTRCTYHDRTLTCNEAKGPTTFSLVGNMLLLALPTVLNLGSMF, from the exons ATGGCATCTCCTACCGGTGCACTTTCGACCATCTTGTTTGCCTGCCTTGTAGTTGTAACAG GGATAATGCTTGCCGAGTCCACGAACTTGACCATTATAAACGGCTGCAACGAAACCATATGGCCCGGTATAACACCAAACGACAATTCAGCACCAGATACCAACATCAGCGGAGGTGGTTTTCAATTGAAGCCTGACCAATCCGTTGTATTTTCAGCTCCACCTGGATGGAATGGCAGAATATGGGGAAGAACCGGGTGCGACTTTGACAAAGATGGCAGTGGTAAATGCGAAACTGGTGACTGCGGAAGCACCCTAAAATGCAAAACTCCGGGGCAACCGCCTGCTTCAATTGCCCAATTTGCCTTCGGTAACCTTGATTATTATGATGTTAGCCTTGTCGATGGCTTCAACTTGCCAATCACGGTAAAACCAATATCCGGAAAAGGAAATTGCAGCACCGCAGGTTGCGACAGTGACCTCAGGCCCCATTGTCCACCGGAGCTTGCAGTCAATTCCAGTGGGAAATCTATCGCCTGCAACAGTGCTTGTAATGTGTTCAACACAGACGAGTACTGTTGCAGAGGAGCATTCTCAACTCCCCTCACCTGCGTGCCAACAAATTATTCGAGGACGTTCAAGACCGCATGCCCTGCAGCTTATAGCTATGCCTACGATGACCCCTCCAGTATCATCACCTGTTCTGCTACAGACTATGTAGTCACATTTTGCTCGTCAAC GAATCAAACACGGTGCACATATCATGACAGGACGCTTACCTGTAATGAAGCAAAGGGTCCAACCACATTTTCTCTTGTGGGGAACATGCTGCTGCTAGCTTTACCAACCGTATTGAACCTAGGATCTATGTTTTGA
- the LOC113761112 gene encoding putative elongation of fatty acids protein DDB_G0272012, with translation MDSLYSSIHYWLVDQPLVSQFEWKQGHTFASTTLFLTLTVLTYLTLTYALNRFPLLPTLSPNTLRLVTAAHNLILCLASLVMAVGCTLSTLHQMPHNDWTWAVCFPANNTPPRGPTFFWAQVFYLSKILEFIDTLLIILSGSRSRRLSFLHVYHHAVVVIMCHLWLSTSQTLFPVALVTNASVHVLMYAYYLLAALGQRPRWKRLVTDCQIIQFVFSFGISGLMLYYHFTGLGCSGMLGWCFNAVFNASLLYLFVDFHSKNYANKKKQ, from the coding sequence ATGGATAGCCTCTACTCATCCATCCATTACTGGCTCGTGGACCAGCCATTGGTCAGCCAGTTTGAATGGAAACAAGGCCACACATTTGCCTCCACCACACTCTTTCTCACCCTCACGGTCCTAACCTACCTCACTCTCACCTACGCTCTCAACCGCTTCCCGCTCCTCCCGACCCTCAGCCCCAACACCCTCCGCCTCGTCACCGCCGCGCACAACCTCATCCTCTGCCTCGCTTCCCTCGTCATGGCTGTGGGCTGCACCCTCTCCACCCTCCACCAAATGCCCCACAATGATTGGACATGGGCAGTCTGCTTCCCCGCCAACAACACCCCTCCCCGCGGGCCCACATTCTTCTGGGCCCAGGTCTTCTACCTGTCCAAGATTCTCGAGTTCATCGACACCCTGTTAATTATTCTGAGCGGGTCGCGCTCTCGACGGCTGTCGTTCCTCCACGTGTACCATCACGCGGTGGTGGTGATAATGTGCCATCTTTGGCTCTCTACTTCGCAGACGCTGTTCCCGGTGGCGCTCGTTACCAATGCTTCGGTTCATGTGCTAATGTACGCCTACTACCTGCTGGCCGCGCTCGGGCAGCGTCCGCGGTGGAAGAGACTGGTGACGGACTGTCAGATTATCCAGTTCGTTTTCAGCTTTGGGATTTCGGGTCTGATGCTGTATTATCATTTTACCGGGTTGGGATGCTCCGGGATGCTGGGCTGGTGCTTCAATGCCGTGTTTAATGCGTCGCTTTTGTATCTTTTCGTTGATTTTCATTCCAAGAATTATGCCAACAAAAAGAAACAATGA
- the LOC113761110 gene encoding uncharacterized protein LOC113761110 isoform X1, with protein sequence MQTGFSIKGHFKLASSSPSPPPAPPFALLSYHQHHHHQGSCRIKIICCDKTSSSSSSADQKFNFKILGRSLLDNSRRKLTEIDANAVQESLNHWISRTQNFLNEVTTPLVKTVNDRKPVVQDDAGDLGDIFLAEQTINSKTPSGDLSLPAIVSIEQFSRMNGLTGKKMQKIFRALVPGPIYNNARNLVEYCCFRFLSRDSSDIHPSLKDCAFRKLIFVTMVAWEHPYSSGKDSQAEASDRDSFKRKLVGEAAFVRIAPAISGVADWSTAHYLFKALARDEQGISYGSWSTYIDQLLKIHEGRKSYESQGSPKPFGEKILCLSSSRKPPVLKWENNIVWPGKLTLTDGALYFERIGLKGQSDAVRLDLTRDGSQVKRTRVGPLGTDLFDSAISVTSGLESETWVLEFVDLGGEMRRDVWYAFINEVNALHKFIQEFGPKDGDQSVYYVHGAHKGKAKAITCATNAIARLQALQQMRRLLDEPTKLVPFSFLQHAPYGDVVFQTLAVNFWAGPLISKITDGDKQPGQHLISTQDASESSNHVFDIDGSVYLRKWMTSPSWFSNAAVAFWKHFSMRNGVVLSKNHVIAGVSLVEKAAIVCRDKYIIAEKTQATINAAMIEGIPSNIDLFKELILPLTIMANNFERLRRWEEPLVTTSFLVFVYTIIFRNMLPYLFPMTLMLLAASMLLLKGLKEQGRLGRYFGKVTIRDQPPSNTIQKIIALKQAMREVEKFMQDLNISLLKIRTIILAGQPQVTTEVALLLLLSATILLLVPFKYILAFLIFDLFTRELNFRRQMVLAFRRFLKERWGTVPAAPVVVLPYEVDGSKALSVNRSMANSVSIQGKRES encoded by the exons ATGCAGACAGGATTCTCGATAAAGGGCCACTTTAAACTTGCTAGCTCATCACCATCACCACCACCGGCACCACCTTTTGCTCTGCTCTCTTATCAtcagcatcatcatcatcaaggTTCCTGCAGGATTAAGATTATTTGCTGTGACAAAACTTCTTCGTCATCTTCATCTGCTGACCAAAAGTTTAATTTCAAGATTCTGGGTCGATCTCTGCTGGATAATAGTAGACGGAAGCTCACTGAGATCGATGCGA ATGCAGTACAAGAATCACTAAACCATTGGATCTCAAGGACCCAAAACTTTTTGAATGAAGTCACGACTCCACTGGTAAAAACTGTAAACGATAGGAAACCTGTTGTTCAGGATGATGCTGGAGATTTGGGGGACATTTTCTTGGCTGAACAGACAATTAACAGCAAAACACCCAGTGGAGATCTGTCCCTACCTGCCATTGTTTCTATTGAGCAATTTAGCAG GATGAATGGATTGACTGGGAAAAAAATGCAGAAGATATTTAGAGCCCTTGTTCCTGGACCGATATACAACAATGCTCGTAATTTAGTCGAATACTGTTGCTTCAGGTTTTTGTCCAGAGATAGTTCAGATATTCATCCTTCCCTGAAG GATTGTGCATTTCGGAAACTTATTTTTGTAACCATGGTTGCATGGGAGCATCCATACAGCAGCGGAAAGGATTCCCAGGCTGAGGCCTCAGACAGAGACTCTTTCAAG AGGAAGCTTGTAGGAGAAGCTGCTTTTGTTCGTATAGCTCCAGCTATTTCTGGTGTAGCTGACTGGTCCACTGCACATTACCTTTTCAAAGCTCTTGCTCGTGATGAACAAGGGATCTCATATGGCTCGTGGTCTACATACATTGACCAACTTCTGAA GATTCATGAAGGACGAAAATCATATGAGTCCCAAGGGTCCCCCAAGCCTTTTGGAGAGAAAATTTTGTGCCTCAGTTCAAGCAGAAAGCCGCCAGTGTTGAAATGGGAGAACAACATAGTATGGCCAGGAAAACTAACTTTGACTGATGGGGCATTGTACTTTGAG AGAATTGGCTTAAAAGGCCAAAGCGATGCAGTGAGATTGGATCTTACAAGAGATGGTTCACAAGTAAAGAGAACAAGGGTTGGGCCCCTGGGAACCGATCTTTTTGACTCTGCTATATCTGTTACCTCCGGGCTGGA GTCTGAAACATGGGTCCTGGAATTTGTTGACCTGGGAGGTGAAATGAGACGAGATGTATGGTATGCATTTATTAATGAAGTGAATGCTTTACACAAATTTATACAAGAATTTGGACCCAAGGATGGTGACCAATCTGTGTACTATGTACACGGTGCTCacaaagggaaggcaaaggcaaTTACTTGCGCTACCAATGCTATTGCTAGACTCCAGGCTCTTCAACAAATGCGAAGACTCTTGGATGAACCTACTAAACTTGTCCCTTTCTCTTTTTTGCAACATGCTCCTTATGGTGATGTGGTTTTCCAAACTCTAGCTGTTAATTTCTGGGCTGGACCGttgatttcaaaaattacaGATGGAGACAAACAACCAGGCCAACATCTAATATCCACTCAGGATGCATCTGAAAGTAGTAATCATGTGTTTGACATAGATGGAAGTGTGTACTTGCGGAAGTGGATGACATCTCCATCTTGGTTTTCTAATGCTGCAGTTGCCTTCTGGAAGCACTTCTCCATGAGAAATGGAGTAGTACTGAGTAAAAATCATGTCATTGCTGGGGTGTCATTGGTGGAAAAGGCAGCAATAGTATGCAGAGATAAGTATATAATAGCTGAAAAAACACAAGCAACAATAAATGCTGCAATGATTGAAGGAATACCGAGTAATATTGATCTTTTTAAG GAACTCATACTTCCTTTAACTATTATGGCCAATAATTTTGAACGACTTAGACGCTGGGAGGAGCCCTTGGTGACTACATCATTTCTTGTGTTTGTGTATACTATCATCTTCAG AAACATGCTCCCTTATCTGTTCCCGATGACATTGATGCTGTTGGCTGCCAGCATGTTATTGTTGAAGGGGCTTAAGGAACAAGGTCGCTTGGGAAGATATTTTGGAAAAGTTACCATACGTGATCAGCCACCATCAAATacaattcaaaaaattattGCTTTGAAACAGGCCATGCGTGAAGTGGAGAAGTTTATGCAGGATCTTAACATTTCCCTGCTCAAAATCCGAACAATTATTCTTGCTGGCCAGCCTCAG GTAACAACAGAGGTTGCTCTGCTGCTATTACTAAGTGCTACAATTCTCCTCCTTGTTCCATTCAAGTACATTCTGGCATTTCTTATATTTGATCTCTTTACAAGGGAGCTCAATTTCCGGAGGCAGATGGTTTTAGCGTTTAGGAGATTTCTGAAGGAGCGTTGGGGCACTGTACCAGCAGCCCCTGTTGTTGTACTGCCATACGAGGTTGATGGGTCCAAGGCATTGAGTGTAAACAGGAGCATGGCAAATTCAGTAAGCATTCAGGGTAAGAGAGAGTCTTGA
- the LOC113760825 gene encoding protein RETICULATA-RELATED 1, chloroplastic, with translation MSHAIFQTAQIMPIKTIPSTQTLSSKISLLPPSTVPLYPLPSQAAAVKLCKPLLIKASSTSSSSSSGLVDRVGDTVPHLERCFQALPAVDSAAASLSSSPVMKKDYGAFGAVTLEKSKLDMTQKQAKSSPELATGGGGGDIGKKINHGGGDGGDDDGDDDSYFDDFDDGDEGDEGGLFRRRIVFQELFDRKFVDAVLSEWQRTMMDLPAGFRQAYEMGLVSSAQMVKFLAINARPTTTRFISRSLSQGLSRAFIGRMIADPAFLYKLLLEQATTIGCSVWWEVKNRKERIKKEWDLALINVLTVTACNAIVVWSLAPCRSYGNTFRFDLQNTLQKLPNNIFEMSYPMREFDLQKRVHSFFYKAAGLCMVGLTAGAVQGAVSNLAASKKEGRLSVTIPSVSTNALGYGAFLGLYANLRYQLLCGFDRAVVNYFDVIGVGLFFSTALRVLNVQLGETSRLAWLGVEVDPLAESDLLKAYNRPSESVNRTSPSKWFISKNAIVSGLGLLGIKQLEGNSTTEGEAPTPKVRRKRVVRKKVARSQV, from the exons ATGTCCCACGCAATTTTTCAAACAGCCCAAATCATGCCAATCAAAACCATTCCGTCCACCCAAACCTTATCGTCCAAAATTTCACTTTTACCTCCTTCCACTGTTCCTCTCTACCCACTCCCGTCGCAGGCCGCCGCTGTTAAACTTTGCAAGCCTCTTTTAATTAAAGCCTCctccacctcctcctcctcgtCGTCTGGGTTGGTTGATAGAGTTGGAGACACTGTTCCTCACCTGGAGCGGTGTTTTCAGGCTCTGCCGGCGGTGGATTCCGCGGCTGCTTCGTTGTCGTCGTCTCCCGTTATGAAGAAGGATTACGGTGCTTTTGGTGCTGTTACGTTGGAAAAATCGAAGCTTGACATGACGCAGAAGCAAGCCAAGTCTAGTCCCGAg CTGGCAactggtggaggtggtggtgatattggaaagaaaattaatcatgGTGGTGGTGATGGGGGTGATGATGATGGTGATGACGATTCCTACTTTGATGACTTTGATGATGGTGATGAGGGGGATGAAGGTGGACTTTTTAGGCGAAGGATTGTATTCCAGGAG TTATTTGACCGAAAATTTGTTGATGCGGTATTGAGTGAGTGGCAGAGGACAATGATGGATTTGCCAGCTGGATTTCGGCAAGCTTATGAAATG GGTTTGGTGAGCTCTGCTcaaatggtgaagtttttggctATTAATGCCAGGCCTACTACTACTAGGTTCATTTCTCGTTCGCTTTCTCAAGGGCTGTCTAGGGCATTTATTGGCAG GATGATTGCAGATCCAGCATTTCTTTATAAGCTGCTTCTGGAACAGGCAACTACAATTGGTTGCTCTGTTTGGTGGGAGGTGAAAAATCGCAAGGAGAG GATAAAGAAAGAATGGGATCTTGCCCTCATTAATGTGCTCACAGTGACGGCTTGCAATGCTATTGTTGTTTGGTCGCTTGCTCCTTGTCGTTCATATGGGAATACATTTCGGTTTGATTTGCAGAATACATTGCAAAAGCTTCCAAACAACATTTTTGAAATGAGTTATCCTATGAGAGAATTTGATTTGCAAAAGAGGGTTCATTCTTTCTTCTACAAGGCTGCTGGATTGTGTATGGTTGGGTTAACTGCTGGAGCTGTGCAGGGAGCAGTTTCAAATCTTGCTGCCAGCAAAAAGGAGGGAAG GTTATCTGTAACTATTCCCTCTGTAAGCACAAATGCTCTTGGTTATGGAGCCTTCCTTGGCTTATATGCGAACCTGCGCTATCAGCTATTGTGTGGATTCGATAGAGCAGTAGTGAACTATTTTGATGTCATTGGAGTGGGTCTGTTCTTTAGCACAGCCTTAAG GGTCTTGAATGTTCAATTAGGAGAGACATCGAGGTTGGCTTGGCTTGGTGTGGAGGTGGATCCCCTGGCCGAGTCAGATCTCTTGAAAGCGTACAATAGACCATCAGAAAGTGTCAATAGGACTTCCccttcaaaatggttcatatCCAAGAATgcaattgtttctggacttggTCTTCTGGGCATTAAACAGTTGGAGGGCAACTCTACAACTGAGGGTGAAGCACCTACTCCAAAGGTTCGAAGGAAGAGAGTTGTGCGGAAAAAGGTGGCGAGAAGTCAAGTATAG
- the LOC113761110 gene encoding uncharacterized protein LOC113761110 isoform X2 has translation MQTGFSIKGHFKLASSSPSPPPAPPFALLSYHQHHHHQGSCRIKIICCDKTSSSSSSADQKFNFKILGRSLLDNSRRKLTEIDAIQESLNHWISRTQNFLNEVTTPLVKTVNDRKPVVQDDAGDLGDIFLAEQTINSKTPSGDLSLPAIVSIEQFSRMNGLTGKKMQKIFRALVPGPIYNNARNLVEYCCFRFLSRDSSDIHPSLKDCAFRKLIFVTMVAWEHPYSSGKDSQAEASDRDSFKRKLVGEAAFVRIAPAISGVADWSTAHYLFKALARDEQGISYGSWSTYIDQLLKIHEGRKSYESQGSPKPFGEKILCLSSSRKPPVLKWENNIVWPGKLTLTDGALYFERIGLKGQSDAVRLDLTRDGSQVKRTRVGPLGTDLFDSAISVTSGLESETWVLEFVDLGGEMRRDVWYAFINEVNALHKFIQEFGPKDGDQSVYYVHGAHKGKAKAITCATNAIARLQALQQMRRLLDEPTKLVPFSFLQHAPYGDVVFQTLAVNFWAGPLISKITDGDKQPGQHLISTQDASESSNHVFDIDGSVYLRKWMTSPSWFSNAAVAFWKHFSMRNGVVLSKNHVIAGVSLVEKAAIVCRDKYIIAEKTQATINAAMIEGIPSNIDLFKELILPLTIMANNFERLRRWEEPLVTTSFLVFVYTIIFRNMLPYLFPMTLMLLAASMLLLKGLKEQGRLGRYFGKVTIRDQPPSNTIQKIIALKQAMREVEKFMQDLNISLLKIRTIILAGQPQVTTEVALLLLLSATILLLVPFKYILAFLIFDLFTRELNFRRQMVLAFRRFLKERWGTVPAAPVVVLPYEVDGSKALSVNRSMANSVSIQGKRES, from the exons ATGCAGACAGGATTCTCGATAAAGGGCCACTTTAAACTTGCTAGCTCATCACCATCACCACCACCGGCACCACCTTTTGCTCTGCTCTCTTATCAtcagcatcatcatcatcaaggTTCCTGCAGGATTAAGATTATTTGCTGTGACAAAACTTCTTCGTCATCTTCATCTGCTGACCAAAAGTTTAATTTCAAGATTCTGGGTCGATCTCTGCTGGATAATAGTAGACGGAAGCTCACTGAGATCGATGCGA TACAAGAATCACTAAACCATTGGATCTCAAGGACCCAAAACTTTTTGAATGAAGTCACGACTCCACTGGTAAAAACTGTAAACGATAGGAAACCTGTTGTTCAGGATGATGCTGGAGATTTGGGGGACATTTTCTTGGCTGAACAGACAATTAACAGCAAAACACCCAGTGGAGATCTGTCCCTACCTGCCATTGTTTCTATTGAGCAATTTAGCAG GATGAATGGATTGACTGGGAAAAAAATGCAGAAGATATTTAGAGCCCTTGTTCCTGGACCGATATACAACAATGCTCGTAATTTAGTCGAATACTGTTGCTTCAGGTTTTTGTCCAGAGATAGTTCAGATATTCATCCTTCCCTGAAG GATTGTGCATTTCGGAAACTTATTTTTGTAACCATGGTTGCATGGGAGCATCCATACAGCAGCGGAAAGGATTCCCAGGCTGAGGCCTCAGACAGAGACTCTTTCAAG AGGAAGCTTGTAGGAGAAGCTGCTTTTGTTCGTATAGCTCCAGCTATTTCTGGTGTAGCTGACTGGTCCACTGCACATTACCTTTTCAAAGCTCTTGCTCGTGATGAACAAGGGATCTCATATGGCTCGTGGTCTACATACATTGACCAACTTCTGAA GATTCATGAAGGACGAAAATCATATGAGTCCCAAGGGTCCCCCAAGCCTTTTGGAGAGAAAATTTTGTGCCTCAGTTCAAGCAGAAAGCCGCCAGTGTTGAAATGGGAGAACAACATAGTATGGCCAGGAAAACTAACTTTGACTGATGGGGCATTGTACTTTGAG AGAATTGGCTTAAAAGGCCAAAGCGATGCAGTGAGATTGGATCTTACAAGAGATGGTTCACAAGTAAAGAGAACAAGGGTTGGGCCCCTGGGAACCGATCTTTTTGACTCTGCTATATCTGTTACCTCCGGGCTGGA GTCTGAAACATGGGTCCTGGAATTTGTTGACCTGGGAGGTGAAATGAGACGAGATGTATGGTATGCATTTATTAATGAAGTGAATGCTTTACACAAATTTATACAAGAATTTGGACCCAAGGATGGTGACCAATCTGTGTACTATGTACACGGTGCTCacaaagggaaggcaaaggcaaTTACTTGCGCTACCAATGCTATTGCTAGACTCCAGGCTCTTCAACAAATGCGAAGACTCTTGGATGAACCTACTAAACTTGTCCCTTTCTCTTTTTTGCAACATGCTCCTTATGGTGATGTGGTTTTCCAAACTCTAGCTGTTAATTTCTGGGCTGGACCGttgatttcaaaaattacaGATGGAGACAAACAACCAGGCCAACATCTAATATCCACTCAGGATGCATCTGAAAGTAGTAATCATGTGTTTGACATAGATGGAAGTGTGTACTTGCGGAAGTGGATGACATCTCCATCTTGGTTTTCTAATGCTGCAGTTGCCTTCTGGAAGCACTTCTCCATGAGAAATGGAGTAGTACTGAGTAAAAATCATGTCATTGCTGGGGTGTCATTGGTGGAAAAGGCAGCAATAGTATGCAGAGATAAGTATATAATAGCTGAAAAAACACAAGCAACAATAAATGCTGCAATGATTGAAGGAATACCGAGTAATATTGATCTTTTTAAG GAACTCATACTTCCTTTAACTATTATGGCCAATAATTTTGAACGACTTAGACGCTGGGAGGAGCCCTTGGTGACTACATCATTTCTTGTGTTTGTGTATACTATCATCTTCAG AAACATGCTCCCTTATCTGTTCCCGATGACATTGATGCTGTTGGCTGCCAGCATGTTATTGTTGAAGGGGCTTAAGGAACAAGGTCGCTTGGGAAGATATTTTGGAAAAGTTACCATACGTGATCAGCCACCATCAAATacaattcaaaaaattattGCTTTGAAACAGGCCATGCGTGAAGTGGAGAAGTTTATGCAGGATCTTAACATTTCCCTGCTCAAAATCCGAACAATTATTCTTGCTGGCCAGCCTCAG GTAACAACAGAGGTTGCTCTGCTGCTATTACTAAGTGCTACAATTCTCCTCCTTGTTCCATTCAAGTACATTCTGGCATTTCTTATATTTGATCTCTTTACAAGGGAGCTCAATTTCCGGAGGCAGATGGTTTTAGCGTTTAGGAGATTTCTGAAGGAGCGTTGGGGCACTGTACCAGCAGCCCCTGTTGTTGTACTGCCATACGAGGTTGATGGGTCCAAGGCATTGAGTGTAAACAGGAGCATGGCAAATTCAGTAAGCATTCAGGGTAAGAGAGAGTCTTGA